One region of Bos javanicus breed banteng chromosome Y, ARS-OSU_banteng_1.0, whole genome shotgun sequence genomic DNA includes:
- the LOC133243872 gene encoding deoxyuridine 5'-triphosphate nucleotidohydrolase-like encodes MPCSQEAQVVSPSKWAQATEAGNMRLHFARLSEHATAPTKGSARAVGYDLYSAYDYTVPPMEKVLVKTDIQIAVPSGCYGRVAPRSGLAAKHFKDVGAGVIDEDYRGNVGVVLFNLGKEKFEVKKGDQIAQLIRERISYPEIEEVQVLDDTERGSGGFGSTGSN; translated from the coding sequence ATGCCCTGCTCTCAAGAGGCACAAGTCGTCTCCCCCAGCAAGTGGGCACAGGCCACGGAGGCTGGCAATATGCGTCTCCACTTTGCCCGGCTCTCGGAGCACGCCACAGCCCCCACCAAGGGGTCCGCGCGTGCCGTGGGCTATGACCTGTACAGTGCCTATGATTACACAGTACCACCGATGGAGAAAGTGCTTGTGAAAACTGACATTCAGATAGCCGTTCCTTCTGGGTGCTATGGAAGAGTGGCTCCTCGTTCTGGCTTGGCAGCAAAACACTTCAAAGATGTAGGAGCTGGTGTAATAGATGAAGATTATAGAGGAAATGTTGGTGTTGTCCTGTTTAATCTTGGCAAAGAGAAGTTTGAAGTCAAAAAGGGTGATCAAATTGCACAGCTCATTCGTGAACGGATATCTTACCCAGAAATAGAGGAAGTTCAAGTTTTAGATGACACTGAAAGGGGTTCAGGAGGCTTTGGTTCCACTGGAAGTAATTAA